A segment of the Bacillus licheniformis DSM 13 = ATCC 14580 genome:
GGGCAAGTCGACTTTGATGAAGGTGCTGAGCGGCGTCTATCCGTACGGTGCGTATACGGGCGACATTTTATATAAAGGGGAAGTATGCCAATTCAAAAATATTAAGCAAAGCGAGGAAGCGGGGATCGTCATCATCCACCAGGAGCTGGCGCTCGTCCCCCAGCTTTCCATTGCGGAAAATCTTTTTTTGGGCAATGAACAGGCCAGCCGCGGCGTCATCAATTGGCGAAAGACAAAGCTGGAAACGCTCGAATTAATGAAAAAAGTCGGGCTTCAAGAATCTCCGGATACGCTTGTTTCCCAAATCGGCGTCGGAAAGCAGCAGCTTGTTGAAATCGCCAAAGCTTTGGCAAAAAAAGTGCAGCTCTTGATTTTGGATGAACCGACGGCGGCTTTAAATGAAGCTGACAGCGAGAATCTGCTGCAGCTCTTGCTCGAACTGAAAAAACAGGGAATCTCTTCGATTATGATTTCCCATAAATTAAATGAAGTTACGAAAGTCGCAGATTCGATTACCGTGCTCCGGGACGGACAGACGATCGAAACGCTTGATGTTCAAAGCGGGCAATTGACTGAAAACCGGATCATCAGAGGCATGGTCGGCAGGGAGCTGCAAAACCGCTACCCTGACAGAAGCGCCGAGATCGGCGACGTCATCTTTGAAGTGAAGGATTGGACAGTTCACCATCCTCTTCAACAGGACCGCAAAGTGGTAAACATGGCGGCGTTTTCCGTGAAAAGAGGCGAGATCGCAGGAATTGCCGGACTGATGGGCTCCGGAAGGACGGAGCTGGCGATGAGCATTTTTGGAAGATCATATGGGAAAAACATTTCCGGCACAATCGAAAAAGACGGGCGGGAGCTTTACATCAACCACCCTGAAGATGCCATTAAAAACGGCATCGTCTATGTGACGGAGGACAGGAAAGGAAACGGTTTGATTCTGAAGGACAGCATTAAAGAAAACATTACGCTGTCGAAACTGGATAAGGTGTCGAGCCGATTGGTGATGGACGAGCGGCGCGAACAACATGAAGCGGAGGATTTTCGCCGGAAATTAAACATCAAGACGCCCGATATCAGCCAGCGGACCGGAAATTTAAGCGGAGGCAACCAGCAGAAGGTCATGCTGAGCAAGTGGATTTTCGCGGAGCCTGACGTTTTAATCCTGGATGAACCGACGCGCGGCATCGATGTCGGCGCCAAATACGAAATCTACGGCGTCATCAATCAGCTTGCCGAAGCGGGTAAAGCGGTTATCATGATCTCTTCGGAGCTTCCCGAGCTGCTGGGGATGTGCGACAGAATCTATACGATGTGTGAGGGGGAAATCACCGCCGAATTTTCCAAAGAAGAAGCCGATCAGGAGAAGCTGATGAAATATATGACCATCCGCATGAAGAGAGGGGGAGAAGCGTATGCAGACACCGGTGCAAACGGATAAAGACCGCGCTCAGCCCGGCTACTTTCAGCTGTTTCGCGATATGTATAAGCAGAATATCCGGAAATACAGCATGGTCATTGCGCTCGTGTTTATTATGCTGCTGTTTCAAATATTGACAGACGGAATTTTGCTGAGACCGCTGAACATTACGAACCTGATTTTGCAAAACAGCTACATTCTCATTTTAGCGATTGGGATGATGCTCGTCATCATCACGGGACACATTGATCTATCAGTCGGTTCAGTCGCCGCTTTTGTCGGCGCCGTCTCCGCGATGATGATCATTGAAAACGATATGCCGCTGTTTGCGGCGGTCGTCCTGTCGTTGCTTCTGGGAGCGGCAATCGGCGCCTGGCAGGGTTTTTGGATCGCTTATGTCAAGATTCCGGCCTTCATCGTGACGCTGGCGGGAATGCTTTTGTTCAGAGGGCTCACGATGATCGTGCTGGAGGGGAAATCGATCGCTCCGTTTCCTGTGTCCTTCCAAAAAATGGCGTCCGGTTTTATTCCGGACTGGCTGAACGGAGGCACGTTCCATTTGACGACGATTGTCGCCGGAGCGGGTGTGTCGATTCTTTATCTCGTATATCAGCTTCAGCAGAGAAACATGCAGAAGAAATTCCAATTTGACTTGCAGGGAAAAGGTCTGTTTACAGTTAAGGTGTTTTTTATCATCGCCATTATCAACCTTTTTACCTACATTCTCGCGACTTATGAAGGTATACCTCTCATTTTGATCACATTGTTCGTCTTAATCGCCGGGTATACATTCGTTATGAAAAAAACCGTCATCGGGCGGAGAATCTACGCGATCGGCGGCAATGAAAAAGCAGCCGAGCTTTCAGGAATCAAAACAAAACGGCTCACCTTTATGGTCTTCGTCAATATGGGCGTCTTAGCAGCCCTTTCAGGCTTGATTTTTGCCGCCCGTCTAAACGCGGCCACTCCGAAAGCAGGAAACCTGTTTGAACTTGACGCCATTGCGGCCTGCTTCATCGGCGGGGCTTCGGCTTACGGCGGTATCGGCACGATCGGCGGGGCCATCATCGGCGGTCTTGTCATGGGAGTCATGAACAACGGTATGTCGCTGCTCGGCCTGGGCATCGACTGGCAGCAGGCGATAAAAGGCCTCGTCCTTCTGATTGCCGTTGCATTTGATATTTACAATAAGAATAAAACTTCTTAATTCATAAGAAAAACCTGTTTTTGAACTTCAAAAACAGGTTTTTTCATTATTGCTGGACGGAACGCCCTTCCTGATTCAGTGTTGGATTTATTTTTTTAGGTTCCGGCAGCAGGATGTTCAAAATGCTTGCTACCGCCAAAATAACGATTGAAAGGTAGAAAGACAGGTTATAGTTGCCTGTTTGGCTGTACCAGACGCCCGGCAAATAAGCCCCGAGCGCCGAACCGATCTGGTGGCTGAGGAATAGCCAGCCGAGAATGAACCCGACGGAATACTGCCTGAAATACTGGGTTGCCAGCATTTGCGTCGGGGCGACGGTCGCAAAGTCGACCAAACCGAACAAAACCGCGAAGCAAAGCAGGAGCATCGAGTTGTGGCTCGACAACAGAATGACAAGCGACAGCGCCCTTACGGCATATAAAAAGCACAAAATTTTCCGGCTGCTCCAGCGGTCAGCGACGACGCCGGAAATCAAAATGCCGATGATGTTAAACCCGGCCAGCAGGCTGACAGCGGCGCTTGTTACTTCGGTCGAAAACCCGTGGTCATGCGAAAAAGGGATAAGATGGGTATCCATTAACCCCGTTGTTGTAAATCCGCAAATGAAAAACGGCAAGACGAGGAACCAAAACGTTCTTTTGAGAAAAACGGCTTTGTATGGAATCTTTTTCGGCTGGGCGTCCGGCTCTTCTTTTATCTCGCCGCCCTGAGCGCCGCCGATCGGCTGTACATTCTTTTCCGAAGGATGGTTCCGCAATAACAAGATGACGATCGGAAATACAATAACGGCTAAAAACAATCCCAGAACAATGACGGTCACTTTCCAGTTAAACCAGTGGATCATCATGAGCGATCCAGGGACAAGCAGCATCTGTCCCGCACCGAATCCCGCTTCCATGATGCCGAATGCAAGCCCGCGCTTCTCATTGAACCAATTGGTCACGATCACGGTCGACGCGACATTCGACGCACCGCCGACGCCGAGAGAAACGATGATGCCATACAAAATAAACAGCTGCCACGGAGAAGTCACGAGATATGTAAAAAAGATGCTCAAGCCGACCAGAAGCGTGCTGAGGGATAAAATGATCCGCGGTCCGAAGCGGTCGACAAGCCTGCCGATCACCGGCTGGGACACGCCATATACAATGAAGCTCAGCATGGAAATAAGCGAAATCGTGCCCCTGTCCATTGAAAATTCCTCTTCCCAAGGCTGAATAAAGGCTCCGAAAGAAAGGCGCACTCCTTGAACGGCCAAAAGCGTCAAAAACGTCACAAAAACGATAATCCAGGCGTAGTGTATTTTCCGTTTCATAGATCCTCCATTTCGTCAGCCTAACTCGGCATCCCAGCGTTCTTCCCGGAGCCGCTGCCCCCATAATAAAGTCTCGTCTTTCACTTCCGTCAGTCTGAATCCGAATTTTTCATACAAAGGCCGTGCTTCGGCCATCGTGCTTACCGTCCATAAAAAAATCCGCTCATACTGATTTTCTTTGCAATAATCGATGAGATGCTCCAAGAGGCGTGTGCCGACTCCCTGGTGCCGAAAAGCGGCGTCGACCAGAAACCATCTGAGCTGCACGGTCCTGCCGGGGTGTTTGACGAGCCCGACACATCCCGCGAATCTTCCGGCGCTCTCTGCGATCCAGATTTTTTCGATCTCGGCGTCGAATGTTTCGTGAAGGTAATCCAAAAATGAATCGTCCCAGCCGTGTGTCTCCGCGTAGAAGGCACGCTGTTTTTCGATCATCAGTTTGATATCGTCCGATATATAGTAATCTCTTATAGAAACGGCCGATTTTTCGGGAGGCAGGTGTTCCGACAATATGCATTCAATTGTATTCATTGCCTCCGTCAGCTTTTCCTGATGGCGGCCGTCGATATGCTTCAGCATGTTTTCGATTTGTTGATTGGCTTTGGCCTCCAGCTTTTTATAAATGGATTCACCGAAGCTGGTTAAGTAGATATAGTGGTTGCGGCTGTCCTCCTCGCTTCTCTTTTTATAGACCATATTTTCTTTTTCAAACCGCTTCAGGATCCGGCTGACATAGCCCCGGTCCAGGCCGAGCGTATCTTGAATCAGTTTGGCTGTACAATCGGCCGTATTGTGAATTTCAAATAATATCCGGGTTTCCGTCAATGAAAAAGGGCTGTCATAAATATGTTCATTCAGAAAACCGAGCACATTTGTATAGAATCGATTGAACTTTCTGAATTTTAATGTTGTAGAATGATTGATTTCCGCCATCTCAAAACCTCTCTCCCTGTAAATCGTTGCTTTAATCAATTATAATAAATTAGTTGATTTAGTCAAGTGTATGGAAATAAAGTTAAAAATGTTAATGATAGAATATATTTTACAAATAAAGAAAGAGAAATTCAATCGTACAGGAAAATTCATCCACCTTGGCAGGAAAGAGGGAAGAAAACAGAGTATATAATCTAACAACCTGTTTTTGAAAGCGTTTTTAGTGTCATGTCCGTCTCCGCGTCATATGAAAACGAGGAAGAAAGGATGAAACTGTAGGATGGTTAAACCGTATCCCCCGATCAGCCGGAAAGTTCCCCGACTATTGCATGGAGCCGATTACAACCCGGATCAATGGCTTAAATATCCGGACGTATTAAAAGAAGATATCCGCCTGATGAAACTGTCCCGCTGCAATGTGATGTCTGTCGGCATTTTCTCCTGGGTTTCGCTCGAGCCTGAAGAAGGAAGATTTACATTTGACTGGTTCGATCAGGTTCTTGATACTTTCAAGGAAAACGGAATTTATGCGTTTTTGGCTACACCGAGCGGTGCCAGACCGGCTTGGATGTCCAAAAAGTATCCAGAGGTGCTGAGAACGGAGCGCAACAGGGTCAGAAACCTTCACGGAAAGCGGCACAATCACTGCTATACGTCGCCTGTCTACCGCCGGAAAACGGCGATCATAAACGGAAAGCTCGCGGAGCGCTATGCGCATCACCCGGCCGTCATCGGCTGGCACATTTCTAATGAATACGGCGGAGAATGCCATTGTGAACTTTGCCAAGACAAGTTCAGAGAGTGGCTGCTGGCGAAATTCAAAACGCTGGACCGCCTTAATGATGCATGGTGGACATCGTTTTGGAGCCATACCTATACAGATTGGGACGAGATCGAGTCGCCGGCTCCGCACGGCGAGGATGCCGTTCACGGTCTGAATTTGGACTGGAAGCGTTTTGTCACGGATCAAACGGTTGATTTTTGCCGGCATGAAATCGCCCACGT
Coding sequences within it:
- a CDS encoding MFS transporter, with product MKRKIHYAWIIVFVTFLTLLAVQGVRLSFGAFIQPWEEEFSMDRGTISLISMLSFIVYGVSQPVIGRLVDRFGPRIILSLSTLLVGLSIFFTYLVTSPWQLFILYGIIVSLGVGGASNVASTVIVTNWFNEKRGLAFGIMEAGFGAGQMLLVPGSLMMIHWFNWKVTVIVLGLFLAVIVFPIVILLLRNHPSEKNVQPIGGAQGGEIKEEPDAQPKKIPYKAVFLKRTFWFLVLPFFICGFTTTGLMDTHLIPFSHDHGFSTEVTSAAVSLLAGFNIIGILISGVVADRWSSRKILCFLYAVRALSLVILLSSHNSMLLLCFAVLFGLVDFATVAPTQMLATQYFRQYSVGFILGWLFLSHQIGSALGAYLPGVWYSQTGNYNLSFYLSIVILAVASILNILLPEPKKINPTLNQEGRSVQQ
- a CDS encoding bifunctional helix-turn-helix transcriptional regulator/GNAT family N-acetyltransferase, with translation MAEINHSTTLKFRKFNRFYTNVLGFLNEHIYDSPFSLTETRILFEIHNTADCTAKLIQDTLGLDRGYVSRILKRFEKENMVYKKRSEEDSRNHYIYLTSFGESIYKKLEAKANQQIENMLKHIDGRHQEKLTEAMNTIECILSEHLPPEKSAVSIRDYYISDDIKLMIEKQRAFYAETHGWDDSFLDYLHETFDAEIEKIWIAESAGRFAGCVGLVKHPGRTVQLRWFLVDAAFRHQGVGTRLLEHLIDYCKENQYERIFLWTVSTMAEARPLYEKFGFRLTEVKDETLLWGQRLREERWDAELG
- the mmsB gene encoding multiple monosaccharide ABC transporter permease — translated: MQTPVQTDKDRAQPGYFQLFRDMYKQNIRKYSMVIALVFIMLLFQILTDGILLRPLNITNLILQNSYILILAIGMMLVIITGHIDLSVGSVAAFVGAVSAMMIIENDMPLFAAVVLSLLLGAAIGAWQGFWIAYVKIPAFIVTLAGMLLFRGLTMIVLEGKSIAPFPVSFQKMASGFIPDWLNGGTFHLTTIVAGAGVSILYLVYQLQQRNMQKKFQFDLQGKGLFTVKVFFIIAIINLFTYILATYEGIPLILITLFVLIAGYTFVMKKTVIGRRIYAIGGNEKAAELSGIKTKRLTFMVFVNMGVLAALSGLIFAARLNAATPKAGNLFELDAIAACFIGGASAYGGIGTIGGAIIGGLVMGVMNNGMSLLGLGIDWQQAIKGLVLLIAVAFDIYNKNKTS
- the mmsA gene encoding multiple monosaccharide ABC transporter ATP-binding protein; translated protein: MSDCILEMRGITKEFPGVKALDNVHLRVKAGEIHALCGENGAGKSTLMKVLSGVYPYGAYTGDILYKGEVCQFKNIKQSEEAGIVIIHQELALVPQLSIAENLFLGNEQASRGVINWRKTKLETLELMKKVGLQESPDTLVSQIGVGKQQLVEIAKALAKKVQLLILDEPTAALNEADSENLLQLLLELKKQGISSIMISHKLNEVTKVADSITVLRDGQTIETLDVQSGQLTENRIIRGMVGRELQNRYPDRSAEIGDVIFEVKDWTVHHPLQQDRKVVNMAAFSVKRGEIAGIAGLMGSGRTELAMSIFGRSYGKNISGTIEKDGRELYINHPEDAIKNGIVYVTEDRKGNGLILKDSIKENITLSKLDKVSSRLVMDERREQHEAEDFRRKLNIKTPDISQRTGNLSGGNQQKVMLSKWIFAEPDVLILDEPTRGIDVGAKYEIYGVINQLAEAGKAVIMISSELPELLGMCDRIYTMCEGEITAEFSKEEADQEKLMKYMTIRMKRGGEAYADTGANG